The stretch of DNA TTGAAGATTGAGATCAGGATCTTGTTCAAGTCATACATATGGTCACTCACCAATCATACAAGCTATTGCAGCACGCAATGTGATAATCTCACTTTCATTATGATGATAGGGTAGAAGAAGAAGGGTAAGACAAGAGCATCATGAATATGAAACAAGTAGTAATCTCTGAGATGCAGTTCTACACTGTGACAAGATACACTTAAGTCAACAAAACGTTTTACTGTGAAACAAGAAAAACTAAACTCAACACAACTCAACCTAACTTTGTTCCACATTTTTGGATTTGAGTAGAGATCCTAATCTTCCATTCCACATTTACCATGCAATAAGTCTTATTACACTTGAAAGGAGTTATTAACTGTGAATCACAGCTTAATATTCAGAAATATGTGGCATTTTTTTTAGGGCCAAACTTGTAGACCTTATGTTGTTGAGGGCCTAATTGCTACAGTGGACAAGTGAAACAGTGTTTAGTATATATTCTTAGTCATTAACCATGCCATTCATGGAATTTAGAATCAAAACTTTGGTCACAGTAAAAATGAAATGGTAgtgaaaaatgaattaatacTCTGCCCCTTCATTGAGAAGCAGGAGTTTCAGTTATTCTATGTGCGTAGGCAGATGGCAACAGAAACGTCTATGCTCTTGCACCCCTAAGAAAGAATGCATCATTATGCAGCTAATCTACAAGTGTTTCATCCCACAATGTTCCAATGATAATAATCAAACCTGACTAGTTTGAACTGGACTTTTCCATTGCCAGAAGGATTCTCCGTTCAAAGGAAGGCTAGTAATCGACAATGAAGATAAATGCTCCTGTTGAGGAAATGTGAATGATAAAACGTTCTCTTTCAGATCCTGCTGTGAATTGATCCTTTGCTGAATATCACTACTAAGATCCTGGGACTGCTGTAAATGCTGATCAAGATTTTCATCAAACTTCACTGAAGTATAATGTATTGAAGAAGATATTTCCGTTTGTTCTTGACCACGTACCAGAGGTAAATGGTCAGAACTGTCAGTGAGCTGAAGCCTTTCCAAGTCAAGAATCTGTTGGAGAAGATGGCTAGTGGGGTGCTGTTTAATCTGCAAGTGAAGCACAATACTAAGAAGAATTATAAAGGATTTTTTATACAGAGTTCTTATATACTTAAACATAAAAGTTTTGCATCAGTTTAGTTAATCACCATCAGATGAACAAATAACTTTATCCTCCTTTTTATATTACATCTCTTGCGTCGATTCAACAGTCAGGATGATGGTGAAATTCATCAATATAGAGTTGCAAAAACTTTGTTTTGGCTTCGAGTTTATGGACAAGGTAAGGTGAAATGGTATAAACCTCCTGCAATCCAGCACCATCCCAAATCCGGGACTCGCTAAATCggaattcacataaaattctTCCAACTTGACTGGTAGTTTTACCTCCTACCTGGGCCCCAAGTTCTTAGAAGTCGTGAAAGGATAGGAGAATTTCGACATAAAAAAGGGCCTGTTATCATTGGAGTCGTCAAGGAAAACTATAAATATACTTGTGAATGTAAATCCTGCCTAGTGCCTACCTTACTTTGTTGACTGCTTGATCCCACTTCAGATCCAGCATTGGAGACTGGAGTTGCACAATTCACTCTAGATGACACTGAAGAGCCTCCAATTTGTGAGAAAGGTTGTCTTGGAACGTCAAAATCTACAACACTGGAATCCCCAGAACCACAAGAAGTGGACACAAGCTGATCGCAACGAGTACTATCGTTGCCGTCATTCAGTTCAAAACCCCACAATGCTGCAAAATCTTTAGCAGAAGGGCATCCCATGTAACTCCTGGTTCCCTTTTTCTGATGCTGGGAAGAGCTGTCATGCAGGCTTCGGTCACAGCTGTGACACATGAACATTTGGTGATCTGTACACCAAACATAAGCTGGGCGGTATCTGCACAAGTCACACAAGACTTTTCGCAGATGTCGGCTAGAAAGTGCATTGGCCGAATGGACTTTGGCATCACAAGAAAGGCAAAGATGTGCTGTGTCAGCCTTACAGTAAACCACTGGCCTCAGTTCTGTGCAGAATTCACAAATTTTCTCCATCATTTACTCTGCAGTCATACAGAACTACCAGACTCCAAAACCTTATAAGTTGAAGTTTCCCGATTGAGTTTCAATGAATAAGGATATCAACTCGCTAACCTTTTTATGAGCTCTGATACCTTTAGCATTAAATAAGTTGATGTCAATTATTATCACGAGTATTATACCCCCATACTTCAAAATTCTTAGAACAGAACCAGCGGCACAAAATGGAGTATCGAAACGTTaaaacaagggaaaaaaaagagtaaaaaaataaatcatacacCTTATTAAGTTCCACATCTAAAACCTTCTGTCGAAAAATCCAGGTTGTGTTGATGAACAgatcttatacatatatatacgtgtgtgtgtgtgtgtatatatatatatatatatatatatatagagagagagagagagagagagagagagagagagagagagagagagctgaatTTAGACATTTAAGATGTGTCTTTCAACagatatttatctattattaaaTTTCCCTAGATTATATAAACTTCTTCAAGGATGGTTGGCTCTGAGGACTACCGTACAATAGAAGCCTATCCGACTCTCACAACCCTTCGATTGTAAGAGTCGGATGTAGCTAGCCTTCTTAATAAACAGctaattgtaaatttttaatgCAGGGTCCTTTTATGGCATTGGATGGAGTCGGGGTTCCAATTCATGATCCCTACACTCATAAAATGATAACTAATTGTTCAACAAAATGGAAACAGATGGAAAATTGGGAATTTAACCACTTAATTATTCAGAACTAAACTAAAAGGGAGatataaactaaaaataaagtgaaaaacCTCAAACTCAAGCCCAAATCCCGTTTAATTTCACCGATCAAAACTTTTTCGAACTTGTATGCAGAAGAAATCAAGCTTCGAAGTAAGTTTGAACGAGTTGAAATTACCAGGATGGCATGCCcttcaaaaaagagaaaaaaaaatagaagaaccTATGGATGTGCACAAGAAACTAGAAGCATCAAGAGAAATAGATCAGCCTTTATGTTTGTTGGAATTCATggaacctattttttttttttttccggtcGTCGGAGTCGCGGAGCTTTGctctatcttctttctttcagTCTTTATCTATTCTTAGGATACTTTCGATCTGCAACAATGGTACGTACAGACGACTTGTGCACGAAATGATACCTGAAAGAGTAATTCTAATTTCTACGTAATCCGCTTATGTGAAATCGTTTTGAatagaaagtaaaatttattattaaaaaattaatttttttatgtaaattttatattttatttatgattttcaaaacaattatattagtttataaatattttttttatttgaaatagtGTGACAttaacttttttgtattttctgtgCTATActagttaaaattattttatattaaaaaataataatacaggCAATCATAttaattgaatatataaaaaatatataaaagtgagtaaatagaatttttatttatatgaaaattaatttttttaataataaattctagcGTAGTGCCTGTAGAAGACATGAATTTGTTTAgaatctaaaatcaacttaacttatcttaatttattattataattttttaaaattttaatataaaatataataaataatttaatttttttaaattttaaaataataataatatttaaaaataatattttaataatattttattatctcaacttaacttaatttaatattcaaacgcaGTCTATATCTCTTGTGCGTTACTGAAAAAAACTTTCCAGCGTGGAAGTGGGGCACGTGGCGTTGTGTAACGTGGGAACCGCTGACGTCATCCGTGAGTTTTTCATgtgaatgtaatttttttttttttttttttttaagaaacatgGGAATGTGATTTGATCCAACAACCTACCTGCCTCCCCGAGAAACAACTCGAAACTGACGCTGTCCGTGAGTTGTTTAAAATAGAATACATCTTCGCAACCCCTTTACACTCTAtattctacatttttttaatttttataatttttttcttttatcaaatatttattatatgaataatgaatagaaaatttaaaataatttaaaaaaataaactcaaaaaaaatattaaaaaattcaaaaattcaaaacaatgtAGAGTGTGAAGTGTGGTGGAGGTTATGTAGTAAAActctttaaaatatatgtaaaaggAGTAATTAATGCATAAATATTAcgtaattttttgaaaaaaataagatatattattaaaaaattaatttttttatgtgaatctcatgttttatttatttttttcaaaacaattacgcaGCAGTTATAtaattcacgattgtaaatatattttctcaaatatattttcaatcttGCTACAGGTACCTGCCATTGGGTACCTTTTGAGAAATTGGCAAAGGTGGCTAATGCCACGTCAGCcgatattattataaaaagaaaatcgatTTCAAAAGTAAAAATCAAACTCAGCACCAAAATTGATCCCCCATCGTAGAAGAAGTAAGCCGTCGAACTCCCATCGCAGAAGATTGTTGACCATTCCTCATATTCCTCATATTTTGCATCTACTAGTGTTAGATGCCGTCGAAGAAATAAGCCCCGATCctgtctctatttttcttgttgtgCATTCTACGTGCAATATGTTTGTTCACTCAATGTTGTTTGGAATTATGCTATTTCAAAGCTAGAGTAAGAGGAATGAATGTGCATCTTTAAGCTAATTGCAACTAGAGTAAGAGGCTCCAAAGATGAGAAAAGTCTCGCAAACTATCCACCTTCATAGCTTCCACAATTACATTACACATAAAGTTGATCATTAAGAAATGGAGTCCCAAAAGAGGAACTCATTTAGTGAAAACAATTATAGATAACAAGCATCGCCAAAGCCTGCAACTTTGGCTTCTTCGACCCAAGAACATACACTGCATCATCCTCTAATATTCCCGCTCATAGCCTTTCTTCTCCACTATATTACTCCTTGAAGTTTCCATCCCATCTAGCAACATATTTCtagttttatcaaaaaaatacaattactAAAAAAGCTCATAAGAGCAACAAAGCTTCAAGTTTcgtccaaaaaataaatatttgatattttgagaaattttgaatttggatAGTGTACGTACGATAGATCTGATTGATCAGTCTAGGAcaaatctaaattaaaattttatgtaatagcgaagacgaagaagatgagaagatgTGAACTAGTAGATGAGAAGTCCATGTCTTCGTGTTTAGTCTAAATTTGTTTCGTGGGTTTACGAAAGGAGTGCTGCGTttcaaatgaaaagaagaagatgagaaaaaaaaataaaaaataaaaacagaaaatgagaagaagaagatgagctTCGTGATTCTCTATGGAGGTataagagaagaagatgaaaagaagaagatgacatCAATCTTTGTGGGTTTCTCAAGCTTGCTGCATATCACTTAATCAAATTCAACAAAACGTCTCGTTTTATTTTTACACATGGATGGACGTGTATGCGGGGTTCCCAGTCCCTGATacgaatagaatttttcatatattttacatgagaaaagatatttgcaaccataaattgtgcaaccgtcttgtaatcattttgaaaaaagtaaataaaacatatgacccatatgaaaaaaattaattttttaataatgaatcctattctttttcaaaatgattacatgtCGTTTACGCACTTTAcgattatatatagattacatgatatatatatatatttctacttgaaaattgaaagttgatagataaaatatattttttattttattgatacaggaagatttgatttataaaaaatttgaaattcaataaaatagaATGTGTAATTTGCAcactaattttcaaatataatttttcaaaccGACAAACTTTgcacataattttattttaaaggtaAGCTCGTACCATTATCATGACTTGTTTTGATGTAtccattataaataatttttattgtaaaaaaaattgactagattatatttattttgaaattttttttataaatttaccatttctcttttataaatattaaagaaaaatttagctcatcttataaaaatatgttaacaaACTTATATGACTTGTTATTGcatatcaaattgtaaaatatttttattataaaataggtTTAACTATAGATATTAAAAGACTTAGagattgtttggattgagagagcctctcaacttatttaatctaattattacaatttttttcgaATTCTcgcataaaatacaataaacaattcaactattttaaatcacaaaataaaagtaatattctgataatattttatttaactttttactttcatttcatcttatttcaactcactatccaaatctttCCTAATTTTCTGAAataacttttcatatttattgttTAGGTCAATATGTGTAACATTAAATTAAGGAATGTGAGtctgaatataatatttatctctattttataattaaaaaattatttattatttatatgttattaattaatatcatataGACTGgtggttaaaaaatatgaataactCTATCTGTGTGGCCAagcaaatgattaaaaattaactAGAACATATCAATTTAGAAGAAACCTCATACTTGATATGGTATGGATTGATGTCTACTAGGTTTCTCATGATCCTCCACGCCCACCACCATTACAAAATCAAATGATGTTATGTTACTGATACAACCAACAAGAATAGGAATCATTATGACATCAAAATCATGTTATATAAGCCCGTTAGAataagtgtttcatctcatctcatcattaaaaaaattttaaattctcacacaaaatataataaacaatttaatttttttaaatttcaaaacaataataatattaaaaaataattttttttttataaataagaaactTCATTGATCCAATACAAAAGTTCCAGACTTCCTCCGCTGTTGTCTCCTTGTTGAAgcatctctcatttctttctaaCCAAATATACCACAATAAACACAAAGGGACCATCCTCCATGTCGTAGCCAACTGAGAACTATGATGTTGCCTATTCCAGCAAgctataatattaaaaaataatattctaataatattttattcaacttttatctcaactcactgtccaaacggcatagtaattaaaaaaagaaaagaaaaggaacaacTCCCTTCAAACTTTATAGCAATATCCATTTTAGACATACAAATACAATTTTCATAATAGACTCAAATTTGCTAAAAAGTTAACTATTGCTAGTACTTTGACTTCCCGTTCCAATATAGATTCTTTCTTTTAGACAAATGCAAGAAACAATATGGGAATTTATTGCACTAGAACATCTGCACAGGC from Juglans microcarpa x Juglans regia isolate MS1-56 chromosome 3S, Jm3101_v1.0, whole genome shotgun sequence encodes:
- the LOC121257923 gene encoding putative zinc finger protein At1g68190 isoform X2, with amino-acid sequence MMEKICEFCTELRPVVYCKADTAHLCLSCDAKVHSANALSSRHLRKVLCDLCRYRPAYVWCTDHQMFMCHSCDRSLHDSSSQHQKKGTRSYMGCPSAKDFAALWGFELNDGNDSTRCDQLVSTSCGSGDSSVVDFDVPRQPFSQIGGSSVSSRVNCATPVSNAGSEVGSSSQQSKIKQHPTSHLLQQILDLERLQLTDSSDHLPLHLQQSQDLSSDIQQRINSQQDLKENVLSFTFPQQEHLSSLSITSLPLNGESFWQWKSPVQTSQLWSQNMQDVGVCEELLCDDDFNIPDVDLTFQGFEELFGGDQDPINALLHDNVSCSSIEKDVSHNTSDNGHRRTMEDASVGSSIYITPSAQMGKDIGPSDQVFNLPGSADCPRPIRSSYSTLSFSVSRFSAESSGTDCLDSGLSPYIIGEPSHNSPNLEGAHLDAREIAKMRYKEKKKSRLHENKIRYPSRKARADIRKRVKGRFVRTENYDSNTVDVTQSY
- the LOC121257923 gene encoding putative zinc finger protein At1g68190 isoform X3 is translated as MMEKICEFCTELRPVVYCKADTAHLCLSCDAKVHSANALSSRHLRKVLCDLCRYRPAYVWCTDHQMFMCHSCDRSLHDSSSQHQKKGTRSYMGCPSAKDFAALWGFELNDGNDSTRCDQLVSTSCGSGDSSVVDFDVPRQPFSQIGGSSVSSRVNCATPVSNAGSEVGSSSQQSKIKQHPTSHLLQQILDLERLQLTDSSDHLPLQSQDLSSDIQQRINSQQDLKENVLSFTFPQQEHLSSLSITSLPLNGESFWQWKSPVQTSQLWSQNMQDVGVCEELLCDDDFNIPDVDLTFQGFEELFGGDQDPINALLHDNVSCSSIEKDVSHNTSDNGHRRTMEDASVGSSIYITPSAQMGKDIGPSDQVFNLPGSADCPRPIRSSYSTLSFSVSRFSAESSGTDCLDSGLSPYIIGEPSHNSPNLEGAHLDAREIAKMRYKEKKKSRLHENKIRYPSRKARADIRKRVKGRFVRTENYDSNTVDVTQSY
- the LOC121257923 gene encoding putative zinc finger protein At1g68190 isoform X1 — its product is MMEKICEFCTELRPVVYCKADTAHLCLSCDAKVHSANALSSRHLRKVLCDLCRYRPAYVWCTDHQMFMCHSCDRSLHDSSSQHQKKGTRSYMGCPSAKDFAALWGFELNDGNDSTRCDQLVSTSCGSGDSSVVDFDVPRQPFSQIGGSSVSSRVNCATPVSNAGSEVGSSSQQSKIKQHPTSHLLQQILDLERLQLTDSSDHLPLVRGQEQTEISSSIHYTSVKFDENLDQHLQQSQDLSSDIQQRINSQQDLKENVLSFTFPQQEHLSSLSITSLPLNGESFWQWKSPVQTSQLWSQNMQDVGVCEELLCDDDFNIPDVDLTFQGFEELFGGDQDPINALLHDNVSCSSIEKDVSHNTSDNGHRRTMEDASVGSSIYITPSAQMGKDIGPSDQVFNLPGSADCPRPIRSSYSTLSFSVSRFSAESSGTDCLDSGLSPYIIGEPSHNSPNLEGAHLDAREIAKMRYKEKKKSRLHENKIRYPSRKARADIRKRVKGRFVRTENYDSNTVDVTQSY
- the LOC121257923 gene encoding putative zinc finger protein At1g68190 isoform X4 yields the protein MMEKICEFCTELRPVVYCKADTAHLCLSCDAKVHSANALSSRHLRKVLCDLCRYRPAYVWCTDHQMFMCHSCDRSLHDSSSQHQKKGTRSYMGCPSAKDFAALWGFELNDGNDSTRCDQLVSTSCGSGDSSVVDFDVPRQPFSQIGGSSVSSRVNCATPVSNAGSEVGSSSQQSKIKQHPTSHLLQQILDLERLQLTDSSDHLPLVRGQEQTEISSSIHYTSVKFDENLDQHLQQSQDLSSDIQQRINSQQDLKENVLSFTFPQQEHLSSLSITSLPLNGESFWQWKSPVQTSQLWSQNMQDVGVCEELLCDDDFNIPDVDLTFQGFEELFGGDQDPINALLHDNVSCSSIEKDVSHNTSDNGHRRTMEDASVGSSIYITPSAQMGKDIGPSDQVFNLPGSADCPRPIRSSYSTLSFSVSRFSAESSGTDCLDSGLSPYIIGEPSHNSPNLEGAHLDAREIAKMRYKEKKKSRL